A window of the Polaribacter sp. HaHaR_3_91 genome harbors these coding sequences:
- a CDS encoding glycosyltransferase, producing MIPKIIHYCWFGGAPKPDLVKDCISSWKKYLPDYQFMEWNEKNTKFEHRFVKNAYKLKKWAFVSDYVRLQKTYEYGGIYLDTDVLVVKNFDELLKNKMFVGIEDKLTINAAIFGATKNHLFIFKILEKYSNLKIGGFVNLFSIAIPKIITETFKKTYNYNDLFLSKIEKEDIIVYPTDYFYPLPSNKSSEKNNYKNYLTANSYAVHLWDASWVDFNEFQYIRARKYNKGFVELVKNVNHEQKINYKYLRKILSAIKESILKPKSLNC from the coding sequence ATGATTCCAAAAATAATACATTATTGTTGGTTTGGCGGAGCACCAAAACCAGATTTGGTAAAAGACTGTATTTCTTCTTGGAAAAAGTATTTACCAGATTACCAGTTTATGGAATGGAATGAAAAAAACACTAAATTTGAACATCGCTTTGTTAAAAATGCTTATAAATTAAAAAAATGGGCATTTGTTTCTGATTATGTTAGGTTACAAAAAACATATGAATATGGAGGTATTTATTTAGATACAGATGTGTTGGTCGTAAAAAACTTTGATGAACTTTTAAAAAATAAAATGTTTGTTGGAATTGAAGATAAATTAACTATTAATGCAGCTATTTTTGGAGCAACTAAAAACCATCTATTTATTTTTAAAATTTTAGAAAAGTATAGTAATTTAAAAATTGGAGGATTTGTGAACTTATTTTCCATTGCCATTCCTAAAATAATCACTGAGACGTTTAAAAAAACATATAATTATAATGATCTTTTTTTATCTAAAATAGAAAAAGAAGATATTATCGTTTATCCTACCGATTATTTCTATCCATTACCGTCCAATAAGTCTTCAGAAAAAAATAATTATAAAAATTATTTAACGGCAAATAGTTATGCCGTGCATCTTTGGGATGCATCATGGGTAGATTTTAATGAGTTTCAATATATTAGGGCAAGAAAATATAATAAAGGTTTTGTTGAGTTAGTGAAAAATGTAAATCACGAACAAAAAATAAATTATAAATATTTAAGAAAGATATTATCAGCTATAAAGGAATCCATTTTAAAACCTAAAAGCTTAAACTGTTAA
- a CDS encoding alpha-1,2-fucosyltransferase codes for MKLVNVAGGLGNQMFDYALCLAFRKQGNKTFVFVSEDYNSHSYGHQGYELEKLFSINKSEHKSYGYKWYIQLLIKVLKKFSSRRRLKIYKILQLEVITEPKSFCFYKKVFNQNKSLNQLYLGTWQSEKYFLNAKKEVRDCFKFNKNLLSKDTKLLAIEMQECNSVFVHIRRGDYLSEKYVTALGNICNLSYYEKSIQYLSKSINNPRFYFFSDDQEWVKENLNIESATYVQFNYGDNSWQDMYLMTQAKHGIIANSTFSWWGAWLIENSKKNIIGPKKWCNGSEDDDIIPNEWIKM; via the coding sequence ATGAAGCTTGTAAATGTTGCTGGTGGTTTAGGTAATCAAATGTTTGATTATGCTCTTTGTCTGGCTTTTAGAAAACAAGGCAATAAAACTTTTGTATTTGTATCAGAGGATTATAATTCACATTCTTACGGTCATCAGGGATATGAATTGGAGAAGTTGTTTTCTATAAATAAATCTGAACATAAATCGTATGGGTATAAATGGTATATACAATTATTAATAAAAGTCTTAAAGAAATTTTCATCAAGACGTAGACTTAAAATATACAAAATACTTCAATTAGAGGTTATTACAGAACCTAAAAGTTTTTGTTTTTATAAAAAAGTATTTAATCAAAATAAATCATTAAATCAATTATATTTAGGTACATGGCAGAGTGAGAAATATTTCCTAAATGCAAAAAAAGAAGTTAGAGACTGCTTTAAGTTTAATAAAAACTTATTGTCTAAAGACACAAAATTACTTGCTATAGAAATGCAAGAGTGTAATAGTGTCTTTGTCCATATTAGAAGAGGGGATTATCTAAGCGAAAAATACGTTACAGCGTTAGGTAATATTTGTAATTTGAGTTATTATGAGAAATCTATACAATATTTGTCGAAGAGTATTAACAATCCAAGGTTTTATTTTTTTTCAGATGATCAAGAATGGGTTAAAGAAAACTTAAATATTGAATCAGCTACTTACGTTCAGTTTAACTATGGAGATAATTCGTGGCAAGATATGTATTTAATGACTCAAGCTAAACACGGTATTATAGCTAATAGTACTTTTAGTTGGTGGGGAGCTTGGTTGATAGAAAATTCAAAAAAAAATATAATAGGACCAAAAAAATGGTGTAATGGTTCAGAGGATGATGATATAATTCCAAATGAATGGATTAAAATGTAA
- a CDS encoding MBOAT family protein: MLFNSIEFLIFLIIVFVLYWFVFKKTKQQNILILLASYIFYGWWDWRFLSLIFLSTLVDFSIGKYLEITDEKRKRKWALGLSLFFNLGMLGFFKYYNFFIENFVIGFQQLGIQMNVSSLQIILPVGISFYTFQTLSYTIDVYQKKLTPSNNFVSFASFVSFFPQLVAGPIERASNLLPQFHRERKFSYDYAVSGMKLILWGLVKKVVIADNCAVYVNQIFDNYQEQSGFTLIIGAVFFAFQIYGDFSGYSDIAIGTARLFGFDLMRNFKYPYFSRDIAEFWRNWHISLTTWFRDYVYIPLGGSKGSKIFQLRNVFIIFLVSGFWHGANWTFMAWGIINALLFVPLLLTNRNRKNIDVNHKNTSIKEILSIIATFSVTCLAWVFFRAETITEAIQYIGSIFDVSNFLPSVIRQKRMFPVLFIFILIEWLSRRDEIVVVFKNKFRKFFYVFFIFVILYSMSSAEKTSFIYFQF, encoded by the coding sequence ATGCTTTTCAACTCCATCGAATTTTTAATCTTTTTGATTATTGTTTTTGTTTTGTATTGGTTTGTTTTTAAAAAAACGAAGCAACAAAATATCTTAATTTTATTAGCCAGTTATATTTTTTACGGTTGGTGGGATTGGCGATTTTTGTCCTTAATCTTTTTAAGTACGCTTGTAGATTTTTCCATAGGTAAATACTTAGAAATTACTGATGAAAAAAGAAAAAGAAAATGGGCATTAGGATTAAGTCTCTTTTTTAATTTAGGCATGTTAGGTTTCTTTAAATACTACAATTTTTTTATAGAAAACTTTGTTATTGGGTTTCAACAGTTAGGTATTCAAATGAATGTTTCCAGCTTACAGATTATTCTGCCAGTAGGGATCTCATTTTATACCTTTCAAACATTAAGTTATACGATAGATGTATATCAAAAAAAGTTAACGCCATCAAATAACTTTGTGTCTTTTGCTAGTTTTGTTTCATTTTTCCCTCAGTTAGTTGCAGGCCCAATAGAAAGAGCTTCTAATTTATTACCTCAATTTCATAGAGAAAGAAAGTTTAGTTATGACTATGCGGTTTCTGGTATGAAGTTAATTTTATGGGGGTTGGTTAAAAAAGTGGTTATTGCTGATAATTGTGCTGTTTATGTAAATCAGATTTTTGATAATTATCAAGAACAGTCCGGGTTCACTTTAATTATAGGTGCGGTATTTTTTGCATTTCAAATTTATGGAGACTTTAGTGGGTATTCAGATATTGCCATTGGTACTGCAAGGTTATTTGGTTTCGACTTAATGCGGAATTTTAAATATCCATATTTTTCTAGAGATATTGCGGAGTTTTGGCGTAATTGGCATATTTCTTTAACTACTTGGTTTCGAGATTATGTGTACATTCCTTTAGGAGGTTCTAAAGGTTCTAAAATATTTCAGTTAAGAAACGTTTTTATAATCTTTTTAGTTAGTGGTTTTTGGCATGGTGCTAATTGGACATTTATGGCTTGGGGAATTATAAATGCGTTGTTATTTGTTCCTTTGTTATTAACCAATAGAAATAGAAAAAATATTGATGTCAATCATAAAAACACTTCCATAAAAGAAATTTTAAGCATTATAGCAACCTTTTCAGTTACTTGTTTAGCATGGGTGTTTTTTAGAGCAGAAACAATAACAGAAGCGATACAGTATATTGGTAGCATATTTGATGTTTCTAATTTTTTACCGTCAGTTATTCGTCAAAAAAGAATGTTTCCGGTATTGTTTATCTTTATTTTAATTGAATGGCTTTCTAGAAGAGATGAAATTGTAGTTGTTTTTAAAAACAAGTTTAGAAAATTTTTCTATGTATTTTTTATTTTTGTAATCCTCTATTCAATGTCATCTGCAGAAAAAACATCATTTATATATTTTCAATTTTAA
- a CDS encoding glycosyltransferase — protein sequence MKILFVCLQYIHAARWINQLKDTEHEIYVFDCLDRPIHKDLLWTNNITGWSKRKVPYLKGEYFLEKKMPSVFNKIEPYLKVTASEKLEALIKELKPDLVHSLEMQSQTYPLLKVRKKIHFKWAYFSWGSDLYLYQNEKKHQQKIKQVLFNLNYLFVDNHRDIDIAKKLGFINEVAGVFPGGGGYQLEKIKESVTQIKKENLIIIKGYHHWAGRALVVLKALDFIKKDLVNYKILVYSAHDNVLDKITEMNSNGWNIEYISRKKEVSQTELLTLFAKAKIAIGNNISDGIPNTLLEAIILGAFPIQSNPGGVSEDYIKDGENGFLIQNPEDAIEISKLISKVLNNEELLDSVFLLNQEIATKLEYNVIRKKVLDAYSKIENKL from the coding sequence ATGAAAATCCTTTTTGTTTGTCTCCAATATATCCATGCAGCTAGGTGGATCAATCAATTAAAAGATACAGAACATGAAATTTATGTTTTCGATTGCTTAGATAGACCTATTCATAAAGATTTATTGTGGACGAATAATATTACGGGTTGGAGTAAAAGAAAAGTACCTTATTTAAAAGGTGAATATTTTCTTGAAAAAAAAATGCCAAGTGTTTTTAATAAAATAGAACCATATTTAAAAGTAACAGCTTCAGAAAAACTAGAGGCATTGATTAAAGAACTCAAACCAGATTTGGTACATTCTTTAGAGATGCAATCACAAACATATCCTTTGTTAAAAGTTAGAAAAAAAATCCATTTTAAATGGGCTTATTTTTCTTGGGGAAGTGACTTGTATTTATATCAAAATGAAAAAAAACATCAACAAAAGATAAAGCAAGTTCTTTTTAATTTGAATTATTTATTTGTTGATAATCATAGAGATATTGATATCGCTAAAAAGTTAGGGTTTATAAATGAAGTTGCAGGTGTTTTTCCTGGAGGAGGAGGTTATCAATTAGAAAAAATAAAAGAAAGTGTTACTCAAATAAAAAAAGAAAATTTAATCATAATTAAAGGATATCATCATTGGGCAGGTAGAGCTTTAGTGGTTTTAAAAGCATTAGATTTTATAAAGAAAGATTTAGTAAATTATAAGATTTTAGTATATTCTGCTCATGATAATGTTCTCGATAAGATTACAGAAATGAACAGTAACGGATGGAATATAGAATATATTAGTCGGAAAAAAGAAGTAAGTCAGACTGAATTATTAACGTTATTTGCAAAAGCTAAAATAGCAATTGGAAATAATATTTCAGACGGCATACCAAACACACTTTTAGAAGCTATTATTTTAGGTGCTTTTCCAATACAATCTAATCCTGGAGGTGTTTCTGAAGATTATATAAAAGATGGTGAAAATGGATTTTTAATTCAAAACCCTGAAGATGCTATTGAAATTTCTAAGTTAATATCTAAGGTATTAAATAATGAAGAATTATTAGATAGTGTATTTTTATTAAATCAAGAAATTGCTACTAAATTAGAGTATAATGTAATTAGAAAAAAGGTTTTAGATGCCTATTCTAAAATTGAGAATAAACTTTAA